From the Blastocatellia bacterium genome, one window contains:
- a CDS encoding transposase codes for MYKKMLTEWIRKLQPRQSRRLTEEHLNAAMILMEIELEEVRKELEKLYSQDKRGRKGYDPVCVLRALLLMIILQYERISKFAEELYDKPRLAMIAGFKPKKTPAASTFYLFIDRLEDGEHQKSCEHKLKASKKRKKKHIRNLSAEKESKEARKKQIEKKVTQ; via the coding sequence ATGTATAAGAAAATGTTAACAGAATGGATAAGAAAGCTGCAACCAAGACAATCAAGAAGATTGACAGAAGAACATCTTAATGCAGCAATGATACTAATGGAAATAGAACTAGAAGAAGTAAGAAAGGAATTAGAAAAACTCTATAGCCAAGATAAAAGGGGAAGAAAAGGGTACGATCCAGTATGTGTGCTAAGAGCATTACTGCTAATGATAATACTACAGTATGAAAGAATCAGCAAGTTTGCAGAAGAATTATATGACAAGCCAAGACTAGCGATGATAGCAGGGTTTAAGCCGAAAAAAACGCCAGCCGCATCAACGTTTTATTTGTTTATAGACAGGTTAGAAGATGGAGAACATCAAAAAAGTTGTGAACATAAGTTAAAAGCATCCAAAAAGAGGAAGAAAAAACACATTCGTAATCTATCGGCAGAAAAAGAAAGTAAAGAAGCGCGTAAGAAACAGATAGAAAAGAAAGTGACTCAATAA